A DNA window from Robbsia sp. KACC 23696 contains the following coding sequences:
- a CDS encoding ATP-binding protein: protein MLEDARLNIEAKGLVLKTDIAPRCAISGDETRLRQVIFNLLTNAIKFTDRGEISATLTSNETSIRFALQDSGIGISVASQDKIFGRFTQALEAGAQRHSGLGLALWIAHTIVTAHHGTLHVESAGPGQGATFIMTLPRSSDPGVLA from the coding sequence GTGTTGGAAGATGCCCGATTGAATATCGAAGCAAAAGGCCTGGTTCTAAAGACCGACATAGCGCCACGCTGCGCAATCTCAGGCGATGAGACGAGGCTGCGGCAAGTGATCTTCAATTTACTGACCAATGCCATCAAATTCACCGACCGCGGTGAAATCAGCGCGACGCTGACGTCGAATGAAACATCGATCCGATTCGCTTTGCAAGACAGCGGCATCGGCATTTCCGTCGCGTCGCAGGACAAAATATTCGGACGTTTCACGCAAGCACTGGAGGCAGGTGCGCAACGACATAGTGGATTAGGGCTGGCACTCTGGATCGCCCATACGATCGTAACCGCCCATCACGGCACGCTCCATGTCGAGAGTGCCGGGCCAGGACAGGGCGCGACGTTCATCATGACGTTGCCACGATCGTCGGACCCGGGCGTGCTCGCCTAG